A portion of the Mycobacterium paraseoulense genome contains these proteins:
- a CDS encoding quinone oxidoreductase family protein has protein sequence MHAIEVRETGGPEALRYVDAPQPAPGPGEVLIKAEAIGVNYIDTYFRSGQYPRELPFILGSELCGTVAATGADVDGFRVGDRVVSASASGGYAEYAAAPAFLTAHVPDGVSSDVAASVLLKGLTAHYLLKSVYPVQAGDTVLVHAGAGGVGLILTQWAHLLGARVITTVSTPEKARLSRQAGADEVLSYPDDAEEFGRQIRGLTDGAGVEAVYDGVGATTFDASLASLAVRGTLALFGAASGPVPPFDPQRLNAAGSVFLTRPSLAHFIRTGQEFSWRAEELFDAIADGAITIEVGGRYPLDEAARAHQDLQGRKTAGSIVLLP, from the coding sequence ATGCACGCAATCGAAGTCAGGGAAACCGGCGGCCCCGAGGCGCTGCGCTACGTCGACGCGCCTCAACCCGCGCCCGGTCCCGGCGAGGTGCTGATCAAGGCCGAGGCGATCGGCGTCAACTACATCGACACCTACTTCCGCTCGGGGCAGTACCCGCGCGAGCTGCCGTTCATCCTCGGCTCGGAGCTGTGCGGCACCGTCGCCGCGACCGGTGCCGACGTCGACGGTTTCCGCGTCGGCGACCGGGTGGTCAGCGCGTCGGCGTCCGGCGGTTACGCCGAATACGCCGCTGCCCCAGCGTTTTTGACGGCACACGTGCCGGACGGCGTGAGCTCCGACGTGGCCGCATCGGTGCTGCTGAAGGGCCTCACCGCGCACTACCTGCTGAAGTCGGTGTATCCGGTGCAGGCCGGTGACACGGTCCTGGTGCACGCCGGCGCCGGCGGGGTGGGGCTGATCCTGACGCAGTGGGCCCATCTGCTCGGCGCGCGGGTCATCACCACGGTCTCCACGCCGGAGAAGGCCCGGCTGTCCAGGCAGGCCGGCGCCGACGAGGTGCTGTCCTACCCGGACGACGCGGAGGAATTCGGCCGGCAGATCCGCGGACTCACCGACGGCGCCGGCGTCGAGGCCGTGTACGACGGCGTCGGTGCCACCACCTTCGACGCCAGCCTGGCCAGCCTGGCCGTGCGCGGCACGCTGGCGCTGTTCGGCGCGGCCAGCGGACCGGTCCCGCCGTTCGATCCGCAGCGGCTCAACGCCGCCGGCTCGGTGTTCCTGACCCGGCCTTCGCTGGCCCATTTCATCCGCACCGGCCAGGAATTCAGCTGGCGGGCAGAGGAATTGTTCGACGCGATCGCCGACGGGGCCATCACCATCGAAGTCGGCGGGCGCTACCCGCTGGACGAAGCCGCGCGCGCCCATCAGGATCTGCAGGGCCGCAAGACGGCGGGCTCGATCGTGCTGCTGCCCTGA